In one Modestobacter sp. L9-4 genomic region, the following are encoded:
- a CDS encoding DMT family transporter, producing MPSTPRVPLVLLAVSVTVLAWASAFIGIRSVGEHLSPGALALGRLAVGTVVLGLLLARRGWVRPTAGEWRLLVVCGVGWFGVYNVALNAAEQHLDAGTTAMLVNIGPLLIAVFAGLLLGEGFPRWLVIGLAIAFCGVLLIGLATRSAGADLLGVVLCLVAALTYAVGVVSQKPLLRRLPALQVTATACAIGAVCCLPWAGALVTDLGTAPVSSVLGMVYLGAVPTALAFSTWAYALGRMDAGRLAVTTYLVPPIVVLLGWALLDEVPAALAIVGGAVCLVGVAVSRRRVRTPVPVPVPAEAGAST from the coding sequence GTGCCCTCCACCCCGCGCGTCCCCCTGGTCCTGCTCGCGGTGTCGGTGACCGTGCTGGCCTGGGCGTCGGCCTTCATCGGCATCCGCTCGGTCGGTGAGCACCTCTCACCGGGCGCGCTGGCGCTGGGCCGGCTGGCCGTCGGCACGGTCGTGCTCGGCCTGCTGCTGGCCCGGCGCGGCTGGGTGCGGCCCACCGCGGGGGAGTGGCGGCTGCTGGTCGTGTGCGGGGTCGGTTGGTTCGGGGTCTACAACGTCGCCCTCAACGCCGCCGAGCAGCACCTGGACGCCGGCACCACCGCGATGCTGGTCAACATCGGCCCGCTGCTCATCGCGGTCTTCGCCGGCCTGCTGCTCGGGGAGGGCTTCCCGCGCTGGCTGGTCATCGGGCTGGCGATCGCCTTCTGCGGCGTCCTGCTCATCGGGCTGGCCACCCGCAGCGCGGGTGCCGACCTGCTCGGCGTCGTCCTCTGCCTGGTCGCCGCGCTCACCTACGCCGTCGGCGTGGTCTCCCAGAAGCCGCTGCTGCGCCGGCTGCCGGCGCTGCAGGTGACCGCCACCGCCTGCGCGATCGGCGCGGTGTGCTGCCTGCCGTGGGCCGGGGCCCTGGTCACCGACCTCGGGACGGCGCCGGTGTCCTCGGTGCTGGGCATGGTCTACCTCGGCGCGGTGCCGACGGCGCTGGCGTTCAGCACCTGGGCCTACGCGCTGGGCCGGATGGACGCCGGCCGGCTGGCGGTGACCACCTACCTGGTGCCGCCGATCGTGGTGCTGCTGGGCTGGGCGCTGCTGGACGAGGTGCCGGCCGCCCTGGCGATCGTCGGCGGGGCGGTCTGCCTGGTCGGGGTGGCGGTGTCCCGGCGCCGGGTGCGTACTCCGGTACCGGTACCGGTGCCCGCCGAGGCCGGTGCGTCCACGTGA
- a CDS encoding metalloregulator ArsR/SmtB family transcription factor, with protein MTAVACCSPLQGSPLSAEDARTLARTVKALADPTRLRLVSLVAAHGGEACVCDLTEPVGLSQPTVSHHLKVLVDAGLMTRDKRGVWAYYALVPGALADLARVLSAP; from the coding sequence ATGACCGCTGTCGCCTGCTGCTCCCCCCTGCAGGGGTCCCCCCTGTCGGCGGAGGACGCCCGGACGCTGGCCCGCACGGTGAAGGCGCTGGCCGACCCGACCCGCCTGCGGCTGGTGTCCCTGGTCGCCGCGCACGGTGGCGAGGCCTGCGTCTGCGACCTGACCGAGCCGGTGGGCCTGTCCCAGCCGACGGTCTCCCACCACCTCAAGGTGCTCGTCGACGCCGGGCTGATGACCCGGGACAAGCGCGGGGTGTGGGCCTACTACGCCCTGGTGCCCGGCGCGCTGGCCGACCTGGCCCGGGTGCTGTCGGCACCCTGA
- the arsM gene encoding arsenite methyltransferase produces MSELREQVRDRYAALAREVTDAGCCGPQPVEVDERFGAGLYADGETEGLPAEALAASLGCGNPMVVADLRPGERVLDLGSGGGIDVLLSARRVGSTGFAYGVDMTEEMLALARRSAEQAGVTNVEFRRGEIEALPFPDASVDVVISNCVVNLSTDKAAVLAEAFRVLTPGGRFGVSDVVAEDSLTPAERAARGSHVGCIAGALSISEYTAGLLAAGFTDPEVVLTHPVADGMHGAVVRAVKPA; encoded by the coding sequence ATGAGCGAGCTCCGCGAGCAGGTGCGCGACCGCTACGCCGCGCTGGCCCGGGAGGTCACCGACGCCGGGTGCTGTGGTCCGCAGCCGGTCGAGGTCGACGAGCGCTTCGGTGCCGGGTTGTACGCCGACGGCGAGACCGAGGGGCTGCCCGCGGAGGCGCTGGCGGCCAGCCTGGGCTGCGGCAACCCGATGGTGGTCGCCGACCTCCGGCCGGGGGAGCGGGTGTTGGACCTCGGTTCCGGCGGCGGCATCGACGTGCTGCTGTCCGCCCGCCGGGTGGGGTCGACCGGCTTCGCGTACGGGGTGGACATGACCGAGGAGATGCTCGCCCTGGCCCGGCGCAGCGCCGAGCAGGCCGGTGTCACCAACGTGGAGTTCCGCCGCGGGGAGATCGAGGCGCTGCCCTTCCCCGACGCCAGCGTCGACGTCGTCATCAGCAACTGCGTGGTCAACCTGTCCACCGACAAGGCCGCCGTCCTCGCCGAGGCGTTCCGGGTGCTGACGCCCGGCGGCCGGTTCGGCGTCTCCGACGTCGTCGCCGAGGACTCCCTCACCCCGGCGGAGCGGGCCGCCCGCGGCAGTCACGTCGGCTGCATCGCCGGCGCGCTGTCGATCAGCGAGTACACCGCTGGCTTGCTGGCCGCGGGCTTCACCGACCCGGAGGTCGTGCTCACGCACCCGGTCGCCGACGGGATGCACGGCGCGGTCGTGCGCGCGGTCAAGCCCGCGTGA
- the arsB gene encoding ACR3 family arsenite efflux transporter has product MSDVVGDLARPAPDAPVLARLSRLDRFLPVWILAAMAAGLLLGRSVPGLDDALDSVRVGEVSLPIAVGLLLMMYPVLAKVRYSELDRVTGDRRMLGASLVLNWLVGPALMFALAWLLLPDLPEYRTGLVIVGLARCIAMVLIWNDLSCGDREAAAVLVAINSVFQIVAFAALGWFYLQVLPGWLGLSTTSAEFSVGAIVVSVLVFLGVPLAAGFLTRTIGERTRGRTWYESRFLPRIGPVALYGLLFTIVMLFALQGEAITAAPWDVVRIALPLLAYFALMFSGSFALGLRLRLGYAKTATLAFTATGNNFELAIAVAIGTFGVTSGQALAGVVEPLIEVPVLVALVYVSLWAGRRWLSDDPTVPLRRIP; this is encoded by the coding sequence GTGAGCGACGTCGTCGGCGACCTCGCCCGCCCCGCCCCCGACGCCCCGGTCCTGGCCCGGCTCTCGCGGCTGGACCGGTTCCTGCCGGTGTGGATCCTCGCCGCGATGGCCGCCGGGCTGCTGCTGGGCCGCAGCGTCCCCGGCCTGGACGACGCCCTGGACTCCGTCCGGGTGGGGGAGGTCAGCCTGCCGATCGCGGTCGGGCTGCTGCTGATGATGTACCCGGTGCTGGCCAAGGTCCGGTACTCCGAGCTGGACCGGGTGACCGGTGACCGCCGGATGCTGGGCGCCTCGCTGGTGCTCAACTGGCTGGTCGGCCCGGCGCTGATGTTCGCCCTGGCCTGGCTGCTGCTGCCCGACCTGCCCGAGTACCGCACCGGCCTGGTGATCGTCGGCCTGGCCCGGTGCATCGCGATGGTGCTGATCTGGAACGACCTCTCCTGCGGTGACCGCGAGGCCGCCGCGGTGCTGGTGGCGATCAACTCGGTGTTCCAGATCGTCGCCTTCGCCGCGCTGGGCTGGTTCTACCTGCAGGTGCTGCCCGGCTGGCTGGGCCTGTCGACCACCTCGGCGGAGTTCAGCGTCGGCGCCATCGTGGTCAGCGTGCTCGTCTTCCTGGGCGTCCCGCTGGCCGCCGGGTTCCTCACCCGCACGATCGGGGAACGGACCCGCGGCCGCACCTGGTACGAGAGCCGGTTCCTGCCGCGGATCGGCCCGGTCGCGCTCTACGGTCTGCTGTTCACCATCGTCATGCTGTTCGCGCTGCAGGGCGAGGCGATCACCGCAGCACCCTGGGACGTCGTCCGCATCGCGCTGCCGCTGCTGGCCTACTTCGCGCTCATGTTCAGCGGCTCGTTCGCCCTCGGCCTGCGGCTGCGGCTCGGGTACGCGAAGACCGCGACCCTGGCCTTCACCGCCACCGGCAACAACTTCGAGCTGGCCATCGCGGTGGCCATCGGCACGTTCGGCGTCACCTCCGGGCAGGCGCTGGCCGGCGTGGTCGAGCCGCTGATCGAGGTGCCGGTGCTCGTCGCGCTGGTGTACGTCTCGCTGTGGGCCGGCCGCCGCTGGC